Genomic window (Dyadobacter fanqingshengii):
AGCTTGATACACTGATCGATAACACCATATTTGTTGAGCGTTCGATTGAAGAAGTAGGTGAAACGCTGCTCATAGCCATCGTGCTGGTTGTGATCATTATTTACCTCTTCTTCCGGGATTGGCTCATTGCTTTCCGGCCGCTGATAGATATTCCGGTTTCGCTGATCGGGACGTTTTTTGTAATGTACATCATGGGCTTTTCGATCAATGTGCTAACGCTGCTGGCCATCGTGCTGGCAACCGGACTTGTGGTGGATGACGGGATTGTCGTCACGGAGAATATTTTTAAGAAAATAGAGCAGGGGATGGGGCCTATCGAGGCAGCCATAAAAGGGGCGAATGAGATCATTTTCGCGGTTTTGTCTACATCGATTACACTGGCTTCGGTTTTTCTTCCCGTTATTTTTATGGAAGGTTTTGTCGGAAAGCTCTTCCGCGAATTCGGGATTGTGATCTCCGCAGCTGTTTTGATCTCGGCATTTGTATCGCTCACACTTACACCGATGCTGAATGCTTACCTGGTTCGTAAAACGCACAAAAAGAGCTGGTTTTACGAAAAAACAGAGCCGTTTTTTGAGAGTATCACAAATAACTACGGCAACGCTCTGGCCAAATTCCTAAAGATGCGCTGGGTTGCTATTCCCATTGTAGCCCTAACAGTAGGAATGATCTGGTTTTTCGGAAAAGGCCTGCAATCCGAACTCGCCCCGCTGGATGACCGTAACTGGTTCAGGATCAATATGACAGCGCCGGAGGGATCTTCATTTGAATTCACAGACCGCTATGTGCAGGAAGTGGGACAAATGCTGATGGATTCCATGCCGGGAAAGAAAGGCTTAATGCTGATAACGTCTCCTGGAAATTCCGGCCTCGGCGCAGCAAATACGGGCAGTGGAAGGATTGCATTGGTTGATAAAAAAGACCGCAAAGAATCTCAGCAGGAAATTGCCGACTATATTAACCAGAAATTGAAATTAATGCCGGACGCGAAGTCATTCGTTGTGCAGCAGCAGACCATTTCCGTGGATTCCCGCGGCGGACTGCCGATTCAGTATGTAATCCAGGCACCTGATTTTGAAAAACTGCGTGACTATGTGCCCAAATTCATGGAAGAAGCTTCCAATGATCCGACATTCGCCATTACGGATGTCAATTTGAAGTTCAGTAAGCCTGAAATCCAGATCGCCATCGACCGTGAAAAGGCCAAGTCGCTGGGTGTTACTGTTCAGGATGTGGCCCAAACCATGCAGCTTGCGTTCGCTGGTCAGCGTTTTGGCTATTTCACCATGAACGGCCGCCAATATCAGGTCATCGGGCAATACGATCGTGCGAACCGGGACGAGCCTTTGGATTTGAAAAGTATGTTTGTGAAAACGGGCAACGGGAGTCTGGTTCAGCTGGACAACATTGTCAAAGCAGAGGAGGAAAGCAGTCCCCCGCAACTTTTCCATTACAACCGATATATGAGTGCAACGGTGCAGGCAGCATTAGCGCCTGGCAAAACGATTGGTGATGGCATTGCAGCCATGGACCGGATCAGGGATAAGTTGAAGGATGAGTCCATTCAAACATCATTAAGCGGTTCTTCACGGGATTACGCAGAAAGCTCTTCAAATACAATGTTCTCCTTTTTCTTAGCGTTGATATTGATCTATTTTATCCTCGCCGGACAATTTGAAAGCTTCGTAGATCCTTTCATCATCATGTTCACAGTTCCGCTGGCTATCGGGGGCGCGGTGTTCTCGTTATGGTTTTTTGATCAGACGCTGAATATTTTCAGTCAGATCGGGATGATCATGCTGATCGGTTTGGTAACCAAAAATGGGATTTTAATTGTAGAGTTTGCCAACCAGCTGCGTGAAAAAGGGCTTGGTATTCAGGAGGCTGTTCTGGAAGCGGCAACATTGCGTTTCAGGCCGATCCTGATGACCAGTCTGGCAACGATCCTGGGCGCATTACCAATTGCTATGGCGCTGGGTTCTGCCGGCAAGAGCCGAATGTCGATGGGGATTGTGATTATGGGCGGGTTGCTGTTTTCGCTGGTGCTCACATTATACGTGATCCCGGCTATTTATACATTCTTCTCGAGGCCCAAGGATTTTGAGAAAATGAAAATGATCGAACAGGTTGCCCGCGAAAGTGAAATAGTTGATCCGGTCTGAATCAGGCTTGGCCCATGCTTTTGAGCATTCTGATATGCGAACCTAATGCATTGGCAAAGTTTTCCTTAGCATTGTATTCCAGCCCGAATTCCTGTGCAGTTTCCTGTACAATAGGCGATAATGCGTGATAGTGAATGTGGGAAATGGATGGGAACAAATGGTGTTCGATCTGATAATCCAAACCGCCGATATACCACGACAAAAAGCGGTTTCTTCCGGCAAAATTGGACGTCGTCTGCAATTGGTGCACCGCCCATGCATTTTCGACGCAACCTGAACAATCCGGCTCCGGTTGGTGAACGCCTTCCACCACATGCGCCATCTGGAAAACCGTGCTCAGGATCATTCCGGCCGTGCAATGCATGGCCATGAACCCAATAAACCATTGTCCGAAAGTAAGCGATGTGAAATAAAGCGGGATCACGCAGATGAACAGGAGGTAAGCCAGTTTGGTAATCACAAGCTTAATAAGCTCCCTACGCGGGAATGGCTTGGTCATTCCAGACTCCGACATTTTATTAAAGAGTGAGATTTCCTTAAAGTCTTTCCATAGGAACGATAAGGTCATCAGGCTGTATAAAAAGAATGCGTAAATATACTGGAAACGATGGATCTGTTTCTGTTTTTCCTGGAATGATAAACGAAGCAGGAATTTGCCGGTGATATCTTCGTCTACTTCGTGAATGTTGGTGTATGTGTGATGAAGCCTGTTATGTTGCACCTCCCAGTTATATGCATTACCTCCCAGAAGGTAAATTGACGCACCAAAAAACTTGTTCAGCACATTTGAAGTCGCCAACGAGCCATGAATGGCATCGTGCATAACTGACATGCCCACTCCCGCAACGCCGAATCCCATCACAATGGCCATAATGAACATGGATAGGTTCGAGAAATGGCCGGTAATAATAAGAAAGTAGGGAATCAGATACAGGCTTAGCATAAAGAATGCCTTGTAAATGATCTGTTTGCCACCCGACTTGCAAATGTTATTGGAAGAAAAATATTGATCTACGCGCTGTCGAAGTGTAGGGAAAAATGTGCTTTTGCCAGCGTTGGTAAACTTGATTTTTTGATATTGCATAAGGAGACTGACGGGATTTCTCTGTTGGAATGATTTGCGCAGCCCCTTAGCAACGCAAATACCCCATTATTATTAGTTAAAGGTAAAAATTAATCGAAATGGCATGAATAAGGCCGGTAATTGGCCGGCCTTATCATTTCACAAATATATAATTACAATGCAAAAAATATATTATTACAATGCAAACTTTTCTTTGATTGCATCGACAAAATCAAGTTTTTCCCAAGTGAACAACTCTACTTCAACCTCTTTCTCTTCGCCGTTAGCGCCTTTGAACGATTTCGTCACAATCTCATTTTTACGGCCCATATGACCATAAGCAGCTGTTTCAGAATAGATTGGATTACGTAGTTTCAAACGTTGCTCGATTGCGTATGGACGAAGGTCAAAAATCTCGCCGATTTTGTTAGCTATCTCGCCGTCGTTGCCGGATACTTTGGCTGTGCCGTAAGTGTTAACATACAAGCCGCAAGGCTCGGCTACACCAATCGCATACGAAACCTGTACAAGCACTTCGTCGCAAAGTCCTGAGGCAACCATGTTTTTAGCAATGTGACGCGTCGCGTATGCAGCTGAACGATCCACTTTGGAAGGATCTTTTCCTGAGAAAGCACCACCGCCGTGAGCGCCTTTTCCGCCGTAAGTATCAACGATAATTTTACGTCCCGTAAGTCCGGTGTCACCGTGCGGGCCGCCAATTACGAACTTGCCGGTCGGGTTAATGTGGAATGTAATGTCTCCTGTGAACAATTGCTGGAGTTCAGGGGTAAGCTTCGCTTTCACACGTGGGATTACAATGTTGATCACATCCTCTTTGATCTTCGCAAGCATAGTCGCTTCTGAATCAAAATCATCGTGTTGTGTGGAAACTACAATGGTATCGATGCGCAAAGGCACATTTTCATCGCTGTATTCAATCGTCACCTGGGATTTTGCATCTGGGCGAAGGTAGGGGATCAGGCTGGACTCTGTGTTTCTGATCGCAGACATTTCCTGCAAGATCTTGTGAGCAAGGTCCAATGCCAGTGGCATGTAATTTTCAGTTTCACGCGTTGCATATCCAAACATCATTCCCTGGTCGCCCGCACCCTGCGCATTTGCTTTTTCTTCAAAGCTCTCGGAAGCAACCGCACGGTCAACGCCCTGGTTAATGTCTGCACTCTGATCGTGAATGGCAGATAAAATACCGCAGGAATTGGCTTCAAACATGTATTCACTCTTCGTATATCCGATTTTCCTAATAACATCACGTGTTATTCTCTGAACATCCAGATAAGTGTTTGTCTTGACTTCACCAGCCAAAACGACCTGGCCGGTTGTTACCAAAGTTTCGCAGGCTACTTTACTATTAGTGTCCCAGGCTAAGAAGTTGTCAATTAAAGCATCTGATATTTGATCGGCGACCTTGTCAGGATGTCCTTCAGATACGGACTCCGAGGTGAATAAGTATGGCATAAATTGAAAATGTTAATTCGGCAAAAAAAGTGAAGTTAGTGTATGAATGAGAAAGCAAAATTGAATTTTTTTGGGATATTAACCAAATAAAAGAGACTTAAAAAGCCATTCAGAATGCGCAGATTCGCATAGTGCAGCAGGCATTTATAAGCTGAAAAGCCCACTTTCATTCGAAAGCAGGCTTTTCAATTTATGGTTATCATTTAAATCGGCACATTCACGTGACGTTCCGCGTGATAGCTGGATCTTACCAGTGGTCCTGATTCTACGTATTTAAGTCCGCGTTTCAGTCCTTCTTCTCTGTAATTGTCAAACATTTCGGGAGTGATCCATTCGATCACTTCGTGGTGCATTTTGGTTGGCTGCAGATATTGTCCCAAAGTAAGAATGTCGAGGCCGTTGGCTGCAAGGTCGTCCATTGCTTTGTACACTTCGCCTTGTGTTTCGCCAAGTCCCAGCATAATGCCGGATTTGGTGCGCTGACCAAATTCCTTTGTTCTTCTGATCTGTTCCAGGCTTCTTTCATATTTGGCCTGAGGACGTACCGAACGGTATAAACGTTCCACCGTTTCCATGTTATGTGAAACCACTTCCTGGCCCGCTTCAATCATGTGGATCAACGCATCCCAGTTATTTTTCACATCCGGAATCAATGTTTCAATGGTTGTTTCAGGAGTATTTTCTTTGACATGTCTTACGGTTTGATACCATATTTCGGCGCCTCGGTCCTTCAATTCGTCCCGGTTAACAGAGGTAATTACCGCATGCTTCACCTGCATGAGTTTGATCGCTTCAGCAACACGTCTCGGCTCGTCGGTATCATATTCATTCGGCCGACCTGTTGCTACTGCACAAAAACTGCAACTTCTCGTACAAACATTGCCAAGGATCATAAAAGTTGCTGTCCCCGCACCCCAACATTCGCCCATATTCGGGCAGCTTCCGCTTTCGCAGATTGTATGCAATTTATAATTATCAACCAGTTGCCTTACTTTCCTAAACTCAGGTCCGGCTGGCAGCTTAACCCTCAACCAATCTGGTCTTTTCTTACGCTCTGAGGGGATAACAGGTAATTCAATCATATATATTCGTAATCTCTGACAGCTTGATTTTTGAAAATTAAACTGTCAATTGCTAATTTATTTATCGCTTTTTGCTTCCAAAATAAAGGGTTAGGTAACCCGAGGTGAAAAAGCTTCTGTTCTCGGCGAACGCCATGATCTGCACTTTTCTTGTAAATGCTTCTGCTATGAAACCAATTTCAACCCCTGTAACATTTTCCCGAAAAGCGCTCAGTTCAAAGCTCATTGCTGTTTTTACGTGCAAACCGGGAACAATCTTCGTTTGTCCAAAACCCTGGAAAAAACTACCCGCTCCAACAATCCCGGTCGTTTGCGTGCTTCCGGCATGTTTTACAGGATCAAATGGCTCCGTAACAACGCGTCCGTCTGAACTCTGAAACTGCACCATATAGGGCTTTTCCAGTCCTAATGACGGTCCTGCAGCCAAAATCCCGCTTATAGAAATGCCTTCATCGTCCTGTCTGCTAAATAATGTGAGTTCCCGTCCATACTCTGGTCTTAATACAAAAAGGTAATTCTGTTTTCCATAAACAAGCCTTGCCCCCGTAACAAAATCCTGTTGAGAAAGCTCTTTCGGGTGCTTCACATTCACCAGTTCGAGTGCCAGATATCTGTATTGGTTTTTGCCAAATAACTTCGAACCCAGCGCCGAAGATTGCCTGAACACCGCACCGCCCAATATCCCTGAATTGGTATTGGTGGTTATACCAAAGGAAGTAAAAGATTTATAGCTCTCTTCATTGTCCTCAGCCTTTGCCCGACGTTGCGCATATATATCTGTCGATAGTGCAAACAGAATAGATACTGATAGTAAAAATTTTACACGCATCATATATTTAGATCTAGATCTCTGTTACAATTGGAAGTATAGTATGAACAGTGAAAGTACAAAATTATAGTTTAAAGCCGCTGAATATCGCCACCACTTTAACGGTTTTTTGTACATTTATGTTCTTTAAACGAAAAAAGAAATAAAAATGCCCGCCAGTCATCCCGCGCTTCCGGGATTTTCTGAAACAAATTTTTCGCTAATCTTCTTTTAATCAGAATCTTTTGTCCGAAGTTATCTATCAAAGCGCAATCAGCACCGTCGCCTCTTTGATGCGCGTTGCAGCGTTGTTTAATCACAAGATCAAACTTGGTGTTGCAGGTCGCGAAGGGTTATTGGAGGAGATGGAAAGTGGATTTCAAAAGTTGGTGAACGGGCGTTCTGTGGCCTGGTTTCACGCGGCTTCGCTTGGCGAATTTGAGCAGGGGCGACCGGTTATTGAAGCCTACAAAACACAATTCCCTGATCATTTTATTCTGCTGACATTCTTCTCTCCGTCCGGTTACGAGGTTAGAAAAAACTATAATGGGGCAGACTACATATGTTACCTGCCCTGGGACACTGCGTCCAATGCGAAACGTTTTGTCAAAATCGCTCAACCGAAAATTGCGTTTTTTATCAAATATGAATTTTGGCACAATTACCTGGTTGAGCTGAAAAAGAACAAAACGCACATTATTTCCTTCTCCACAATCTTCCGGCCCGACCAGATTTTTTTCAAGAAAAGGGGCGGATTTTTCAAAAAGATGCTCAATTTGTTTGATCACATTTTTGTACAAAATCAACAATCACTCGCATTGCTTCATGGCATAGGTGTGCAACATGGCAGCCTGGCCGGTGATACAAGATTCGACCGGGTATCAGCCATTGCAGCCCATGTGAAGGATTTGCCTGAGGTTGCGACTTTTGTGGAAAACAAACTTTGTTTGATAGTCGGATCTGCATGGGAGGCTGATATGCAAGTGCTTATCCCCGTCTTAAATCATTTTAAAGGATCGCTGAAAGCAATTATTGCCCCACATGAAATCCGTAAAGAGGAGATAGCACAATGGCGCAAAAGTCTGGATGGAAAAACGCTCTTATACTCGGAACTTACTAAGAACATACATAGTGCGGAATATGATTATCTCGTGATAGATAACATTGGCATGCTTTCCTCTTTATACCAATATGGCGATATGGCTTACATTGGCGGGTCGTTTGGTTCGGGACTGCACAACATTCTGGAAGCCGCCACTTTTGGCATTCCCATCACTTTTGGAAATAAGCAATATCACAAATTCCAGGAAGCAGTGGATCTGATTGAAAGAAAAGGAGCCGTTGCCGTAGCCGGTAACGAAGAGCTGGCAACCACTATACGTCAATGGATTGATTCGTCCGAACTTAGGAAAGTAGCGGGGAATGTGAACAAAAGTTACATTGCGGATGGAGTTGGTTCAACGGATTTGATCCTGAACGCAGTCAAAAAAATGCAGGGCTGAATCAATGCTTTTGCAAGTCACTTATTCAGCCCTTATATATTATTTTGCTATTCCTCAGGAAAATTCCTTCGCAATCAGGTGCTCAAACAAATGCGCCTGCGTGCCCAGTAACCTGGCTTTTGCGCCTAGTTTGGAAATGTGGATAGACAATGAATTTTTGAAATCAGAGAGGCAATATTTGTTGATTGCCTGCTCTATCGGGTTGGAGATGAATGGCCCGGCTTCTGCCAGCAATCCACCCACTATAATGACTTCGGGATTGAAAAGATGAACGGCCGTAGCGAGTCCTTTACCCAATTCGGTTCCCACGGTGCTCAGCAAGTCAATAGAAAATTCGTCGCCCGCGTGCACGGCTTCAATGATGTGCGACGTGTCCAGCAGATCCAGGTTGTTGTTGACGATTTGAGACAAAATGGTCGCTTTTCCGCCATTAATGCCCTCTTTTGCGCGTCTGATCAATGCAATGGCGGAAGTGATCGTGTCCAGGCAGCCGATTTTTCCGCAGTGACATAAAAGTCCGTCTGGCTTAACCTGAATGTGGCCAAGCTCGCCGGCGAAACCCGATGCACCATTGAAAACTTCGCCATTAATTATAATGCCCAAACCCACACCCCAGTCAATGTTGATGGTCAGGACCTGAGATTTTTCCCTAGCAAAACCGAATCTGTGCTCACCGATCGTGGTCGCTTTTGTGTCGTTGAAAAGGCAAACCGGCAGTTTGAAATGTTTCTTTAAATGCGAAACGAGCGGAACTCCCGGCGGGGTAAGGTTAAGATAAGTCAGGTTGATTCCCTGGGAGGAATTGATAAGCCCCGGCATTGAAACGCCTATGCCCCATAACTTACTGACATTAATATTATTGGATTTAAGAAAGTCGTCGCTGGCTTCGAAAAGCTGGTCGAGAAATGTGGAAGAATCGTCGAGCCTGATATCGACTTTGCGCTTTAAAATCAGCTGATTATGCAAATCAAATATGACGAGCTGCGTAT
Coding sequences:
- the lipA gene encoding lipoyl synthase, which codes for MIELPVIPSERKKRPDWLRVKLPAGPEFRKVRQLVDNYKLHTICESGSCPNMGECWGAGTATFMILGNVCTRSCSFCAVATGRPNEYDTDEPRRVAEAIKLMQVKHAVITSVNRDELKDRGAEIWYQTVRHVKENTPETTIETLIPDVKNNWDALIHMIEAGQEVVSHNMETVERLYRSVRPQAKYERSLEQIRRTKEFGQRTKSGIMLGLGETQGEVYKAMDDLAANGLDILTLGQYLQPTKMHHEVIEWITPEMFDNYREEGLKRGLKYVESGPLVRSSYHAERHVNVPI
- a CDS encoding fatty acid desaturase family protein; translation: MQYQKIKFTNAGKSTFFPTLRQRVDQYFSSNNICKSGGKQIIYKAFFMLSLYLIPYFLIITGHFSNLSMFIMAIVMGFGVAGVGMSVMHDAIHGSLATSNVLNKFFGASIYLLGGNAYNWEVQHNRLHHTYTNIHEVDEDITGKFLLRLSFQEKQKQIHRFQYIYAFFLYSLMTLSFLWKDFKEISLFNKMSESGMTKPFPRRELIKLVITKLAYLLFICVIPLYFTSLTFGQWFIGFMAMHCTAGMILSTVFQMAHVVEGVHQPEPDCSGCVENAWAVHQLQTTSNFAGRNRFLSWYIGGLDYQIEHHLFPSISHIHYHALSPIVQETAQEFGLEYNAKENFANALGSHIRMLKSMGQA
- a CDS encoding 3-deoxy-D-manno-octulosonic acid transferase — its product is MSEVIYQSAISTVASLMRVAALFNHKIKLGVAGREGLLEEMESGFQKLVNGRSVAWFHAASLGEFEQGRPVIEAYKTQFPDHFILLTFFSPSGYEVRKNYNGADYICYLPWDTASNAKRFVKIAQPKIAFFIKYEFWHNYLVELKKNKTHIISFSTIFRPDQIFFKKRGGFFKKMLNLFDHIFVQNQQSLALLHGIGVQHGSLAGDTRFDRVSAIAAHVKDLPEVATFVENKLCLIVGSAWEADMQVLIPVLNHFKGSLKAIIAPHEIRKEEIAQWRKSLDGKTLLYSELTKNIHSAEYDYLVIDNIGMLSSLYQYGDMAYIGGSFGSGLHNILEAATFGIPITFGNKQYHKFQEAVDLIERKGAVAVAGNEELATTIRQWIDSSELRKVAGNVNKSYIADGVGSTDLILNAVKKMQG
- a CDS encoding efflux RND transporter permease subunit, with the translated sequence MSISTLSIKRPVLAIVMNLLIILFGFLGYKFLGMREFPSIDPPVVSIRTSYTGANADIIESQITEPLEKQLNSIEGIKSINSTSSQGTSQITVEFDIGVDMERAANDVRDKVGSASRTLPLDIDGPPVVAKADANSEPIIVLTFKSDTRSHLEVSDYAENVIAQRLQTIEGVSEIRIFGQKKYAMRIWMDPIKMASLGITTQDVKIALDKENVELPSGKLAGDNTELTVKTIGRFRTEEDFNELIIKNSPTQTVHLKDIGYAALGPENEETVLRLDNVPMIGLAISPMPGANYLNIAEEVNKRMADIKRELPKDYELDTLIDNTIFVERSIEEVGETLLIAIVLVVIIIYLFFRDWLIAFRPLIDIPVSLIGTFFVMYIMGFSINVLTLLAIVLATGLVVDDGIVVTENIFKKIEQGMGPIEAAIKGANEIIFAVLSTSITLASVFLPVIFMEGFVGKLFREFGIVISAAVLISAFVSLTLTPMLNAYLVRKTHKKSWFYEKTEPFFESITNNYGNALAKFLKMRWVAIPIVALTVGMIWFFGKGLQSELAPLDDRNWFRINMTAPEGSSFEFTDRYVQEVGQMLMDSMPGKKGLMLITSPGNSGLGAANTGSGRIALVDKKDRKESQQEIADYINQKLKLMPDAKSFVVQQQTISVDSRGGLPIQYVIQAPDFEKLRDYVPKFMEEASNDPTFAITDVNLKFSKPEIQIAIDREKAKSLGVTVQDVAQTMQLAFAGQRFGYFTMNGRQYQVIGQYDRANRDEPLDLKSMFVKTGNGSLVQLDNIVKAEEESSPPQLFHYNRYMSATVQAALAPGKTIGDGIAAMDRIRDKLKDESIQTSLSGSSRDYAESSSNTMFSFFLALILIYFILAGQFESFVDPFIIMFTVPLAIGGAVFSLWFFDQTLNIFSQIGMIMLIGLVTKNGILIVEFANQLREKGLGIQEAVLEAATLRFRPILMTSLATILGALPIAMALGSAGKSRMSMGIVIMGGLLFSLVLTLYVIPAIYTFFSRPKDFEKMKMIEQVARESEIVDPV
- the metK gene encoding methionine adenosyltransferase is translated as MPYLFTSESVSEGHPDKVADQISDALIDNFLAWDTNSKVACETLVTTGQVVLAGEVKTNTYLDVQRITRDVIRKIGYTKSEYMFEANSCGILSAIHDQSADINQGVDRAVASESFEEKANAQGAGDQGMMFGYATRETENYMPLALDLAHKILQEMSAIRNTESSLIPYLRPDAKSQVTIEYSDENVPLRIDTIVVSTQHDDFDSEATMLAKIKEDVINIVIPRVKAKLTPELQQLFTGDITFHINPTGKFVIGGPHGDTGLTGRKIIVDTYGGKGAHGGGAFSGKDPSKVDRSAAYATRHIAKNMVASGLCDEVLVQVSYAIGVAEPCGLYVNTYGTAKVSGNDGEIANKIGEIFDLRPYAIEQRLKLRNPIYSETAAYGHMGRKNEIVTKSFKGANGEEKEVEVELFTWEKLDFVDAIKEKFAL
- a CDS encoding ROK family transcriptional regulator; its protein translation is MDLVVEEPNSVIDIRKNRIRSNLLLHLYQSGDTSINKMARLFHASIPSATGIVNELIREGWIIETGTGPARAGRPPVLYGLNSKKYLTLIMDINRHDTQLVIFDLHNQLILKRKVDIRLDDSSTFLDQLFEASDDFLKSNNINVSKLWGIGVSMPGLINSSQGINLTYLNLTPPGVPLVSHLKKHFKLPVCLFNDTKATTIGEHRFGFAREKSQVLTINIDWGVGLGIIINGEVFNGASGFAGELGHIQVKPDGLLCHCGKIGCLDTITSAIALIRRAKEGINGGKATILSQIVNNNLDLLDTSHIIEAVHAGDEFSIDLLSTVGTELGKGLATAVHLFNPEVIIVGGLLAEAGPFISNPIEQAINKYCLSDFKNSLSIHISKLGAKARLLGTQAHLFEHLIAKEFS